Proteins from a genomic interval of Zingiber officinale cultivar Zhangliang chromosome 1B, Zo_v1.1, whole genome shotgun sequence:
- the LOC122042591 gene encoding BRCA1-associated protein homolog 2-like, producing MDPAASVNSRRINADASVSSREIPGWVADTAGVTLRIKARVTISSSDHVTTECAHFTIPQPYCHISHRPTWEEQTEQMFFHVAVNHVSPADLDLLAQAFRRYTYTVFDRFPITELVSTEFFSIIEIPVTPSPSTGRLRYLIPREANEYFFGGDQDINFVQFNKGPRPASTAAVVGLQMVTTTAEDTSCSICLDDFEVMTQALAMPCGHSFHEVCLKEWLRRRNSCPLCRFSLPTAE from the exons atggATCCTGCAGCTTCAGTCAACTCCAGGAGGATCAACGCAGACGCCTCCGTTTCATCGAGGGAGATACCTGGCTGGGTGGCCGACACAGCCGGCGTCACTCTTCGCATTAAGGCGCGAGTG ACGATTTCGTCTTCCGACCACGTCACAACCGAGTGCGCCCATTTCACCATCCCCCAGCCTTACTGCCACATCAGCCATCGGCCCACCTGGGAGGAGCAGACGGAGCAGATGTTCTTCCATGTAGCGGTGAATCACGTGAGCCCCGCCGACCTCGACCTTCTCGCTCAAGCTTTCCGAAGATACACCTACACGGTGTTCGACCGATTTCCAATCACGGAGTTGGTCTCTACGGAGTTCTTTTCCATCATTGAAATCCCCGTCACTCCTTCCCCTTCTACCGGCCGCCTTCGCTATTTGATTCCTCGAGAGGCCAATGAATATTTTTTTGGAGGCGACCAAGATATCAACTTCGTCCAGTTCAACAAAGGGCCGAGGCCGGCGTCCACAGCGGCGGTGGTGGGGCTCCAGATGGTCACTACGACAGCAGAAGATACCTCGTGTTCCATCTGCCTCGACGATTTCGAGGTGATGACTCAGGCTCTGGCAATGCCTTGCGGCCATTCGTTTCACGAGGTGTGTCTGAAGGAGTGGTTGCGACGGAGAAATTCTTGCCCCCTCTGCAGATTCTCACTTCCCACCGCAGAGTAG